Below is a genomic region from Drosophila kikkawai strain 14028-0561.14 chromosome X, DkikHiC1v2, whole genome shotgun sequence.
TTATTCCCAGTGACAACACACCACAAACCGTGACTTGTGACTTTGTAGTGCGACCATGTGCCGAGTCCGCATTTTTTGGTATTTCTATCTTCGCCGAGGCTGCCACACGGGCGCACGAAATTCAGCACAAGTAAtcttgttattttattaaataatccgCCCGGACGCGATCGGTTTCTGAGCTGGACCCCATTGTACCGAGACCCCAGAGTAGCAAATAACAGCGCAGAGATGTCTCTTAATCTACAGTACGAGGAGATTGGCAAGGGATTTGTACAGCAATATTATTCGATATTCGATGACCCGGCGAATCGTGCGAACGTGGTGAACTTCTACAGCGTgagtgttgttgttgctcttgccttatttaattcgtttctcttttttttttttgtttgttaataATTTGCTAGAGTTAGGGCTCCTCTACCCACCCCCTCCTCCGCTCTACCGCTGCATCCCAAATCCATCTGTTGCTGTCTTGCTCGCTCTTGCAGTGCTCAGGTGACGCGCGACGCGCCCTTGAAAAATTCCGCCTTCCGAAAGaaggaagcagcagcaatggcAAAAAGAGCGcgcaaaaaataacaagaggAGCTGGCCTGCGGTGGCCAGAATGTGCAGCTGTTGATAAACGAGAAGTCGGTGCAGATAAGCGGGGGAGCGGAGGTGCGGAGGAGCAGGCTGTGCGGGAGCGTTTATATTCTCGAAGTTTCGAGTGACACATACCGCCCATACCACAAGCATTGtgatgtacatatatgcatatatatacattcatacatacatatgtagacATAATTTCCAAACATATGAATGtacctaaaaaaaacgttatACAAAAACAGAAGATCGTGAAATTGTACCAAAAACTAGAAAGTCTATCGATCTTACAGATCAAATTGTGTTAAATAGAAAAGTATTTGCAagaccaaacaaaaaaacctgGCAAatcttattaataaataattaaaataggTAACCCCACAGACTTCCTCTAGTAccagttttaaatattctaaaaaactCAAGAGTTATAGTTAAAGATTGTTAAATGCGATCTATTGAGAGCTGTAGATAGCTTTATAAATGACAATCTCCTGTTGGgaaagtttatattttgtaaaatataaaatagttaGATTGTAACttctttattcttttattttttaatataatcaaattattatttaatttccccatttaatgaaatatttcatatttttcttttcaggCCACCGATTCCTTCATGACCTTTGAAGGCCATCAAATACAGGGAGCACCCAAGATCCTTGAAAAAGTTCAGGTTAGTgaagaatatataattaattatatttgtattacaTTCTTACCTATTCCGTATTTTATACATTACAGAGCCTGAGCTTTCAGAAGATCAACCGTGTAATAACCACTGTGGATTCGCAGCCAACCTTCGACGGCGGTGTGATTATAAACGTCCTTGGACGACTGCAGGTAAGCAGATTGCtcat
It encodes:
- the Ntf-2 gene encoding probable nuclear transport factor 2 isoform X1 encodes the protein MSLNLQYEEIGKGFVQQYYSIFDDPANRANVVNFYSATDSFMTFEGHQIQGAPKILEKVQSLSFQKINRVITTVDSQPTFDGGVIINVLGRLQCDDDPPHAFSQLFVLKANAGTFFVAHDIFRLNIHNSA
- the Ntf-2 gene encoding probable nuclear transport factor 2 isoform X2, producing MSLNLQYEEIGKGFVQQYYSIFDDPANRANVVNFYSATDSFMTFEGHQIQGAPKILEKVQSLSFQKINRVITTVDSQPTFDGGVIINVLGRLQTDDDQPHAYIQTFVLKSVSGTFFVQHDIFRLSLHDV